A single window of Channa argus isolate prfri chromosome 2, Channa argus male v1.0, whole genome shotgun sequence DNA harbors:
- the LOC137108547 gene encoding uncharacterized protein, whose translation MEMAVVNTFFQKRQEHRVTYKSGGRSTQVDDILCRRCNLKEISDCKVLVGESVARQHRMVVCKMMLVVRKMKRTKAEQRTKWWKLKKEECCVVFREELTQNLGGLEVLPDDWTTTANLIRKIGRRVLGVSSGKRKADKETWWWNEEVQECIQRKRLAKKKWDTERTEESRQEYREIQRKVKVEVAKAKQRAYEDLYVRLDTKEGEVDLYRLARQRDRDGKDVQQVSVIKDKNGNVLTGARSVMGRWKENFEELMNEENERERRVEEVTGVEQEVAKISKSEVRSALKRMKSGKAVGPDDKPVEVWKCLGEVAVEFLTSLFNKILKSERMLRTGGEVYWYQFLRTRQMCRAVATTEE comes from the coding sequence atggaaatggctgtagtaaacactttctttcagaagaggcaggaacatagggtgacgtacaagagcggaggtagaagcactcaggtggacgacatcttatgtagacgttgtaatctgaaagagatcagtgactgtaaagtattggtaggggagagtgtagccagacaacacaggatggtggtgtgtaaaatgatgctggtggtgaggaagatgaagaggactaaggcagagcagaggacaaagtggtggaagttgaaaaaggaagaatgttgtgtagttttcagggaggagctgacacagaatctgggtggtttggaggtgcttccagatgactggactactacagctaatttgatcaggaagataggtaggagggtactcggtgtgtcatctggaaagaggaaagcggacaaggagacttggtggtggaacgaggaagttcaggagtgtatacagagaaagaggttagctaagaagaagtgggacactgagaggactgaagagagtagacaggagtacagggagatacagcgtaaggtgaaggtagaggtggcaaaggccaaacaaagagcatatgaggacttgtatgttaggttggacactaaagagggagaggtggatttgtacaggttggcaagacaaagagatagagatgggaaagatgtgcagcaggttagtgtgattaaagataagaatggaaatgtattaacaggagccaggagtgtgatgggaagatggaaggagaactttgaagagttgatgaacgaggaaaatgaaagggaacgaagagtagaagaggtgactggtgtggagcaggaagtagcaaagattagtaagagtgaagtgaggagcgcattgaagaggatgaagagcggaaaggcagttggtcctgatgacaaacctgtggaggtatggaagtgtctaggagaggtggcagtagagtttctgactagtttgtttaacaagatcttgaagagtgagaggatgctgaggactggaggagaagtgtactggtaccaatttttaagaacaaggcagatgtgcagagctgtggcaactacagaggaataa